From one Dermacentor silvarum isolate Dsil-2018 chromosome 3, BIME_Dsil_1.4, whole genome shotgun sequence genomic stretch:
- the LOC119445178 gene encoding protein elav-like, with the protein AAAAAAAAAAAAAAAAAAAAAAAAAAAAAAAAAAAAAAAAAAAAAAAAAAAAAAAAAAAAAAAAAAAAAAAAAAAAAAAAAGSSSSQQQQQQQQQQQQQQQQQQQQQQQQQQQQQQQQQQQQQQQQQQQQQQQQQQQQQQQQQQQQQQQ; encoded by the exons gcagcagcagcagcagcagcagcagcagcagcagcagcagcagcagcagcagcagcagcagcagcagcagcagcagcagcagcagcagcagcagcagcagcagcagcagcagcagcagcagcagcagcagcagcagcagcagcagcagcagcagcagcagcagcagcagcagcagcagcagcagcagcagcagcagcagcagcagcagcagcagcagcagcagcagcagcagcagcagcagcaggcagcagcagcagc cagcagcagcagcagcagcagcagcagcagcagcagcagcagcagcagcagcagcagcagcagcagcagcagcagcagcagcagcagcagcagcagcagcagcagcagcagcagcagcagcagcagcagcagcagcagcagcagcagcagcagcagcagcagcagcagcagcagcagcagcagcagc